Proteins encoded within one genomic window of Saccharopolyspora pogona:
- a CDS encoding tyrosine-type recombinase/integrase has protein sequence MNREIAKAQRQATASPGLLEKLMAAVRPEFRSDLVVFDPRDPVFGGPACAVPGCVRTARSQGLCPGHHQRWWRREGKPDLARFIATTDQQVAGPLSDSPTSSVVPACECKVSLAALAPQLKLEVQYVLQCRRDERLVRTQVTTVARMVRLLAGLPVASLLDWDEETLRTAFGRPAPKDAGPRTLVIYGVRKLEDLAEDHGWDTEYRRDVWRLRRLGRPTGGGSPARLRFNAIAQPWLKELAKRWVRWRLSTGLGSTAAARCVTAITRFAQFLATHEIGIDSLASVDRPVLERYLADLHVEFTGRPAHRTHVGLLNQFFNAIRQHSWDSSLPTTATFYPEDYPKHGEQLPRAVAEYVMVQVEHPSNLDQWDHPAYRLVTLILIRCGLRVSDALKLPFDCVVLDAEGAPYLRYHNHKMNREALVPIDEQLQQSISEQQQHVLGRWTDGVPVLFPRPLTNPDGSKPVNSATYRQALHRWLQRCDIRDEHGRPVHLTPHQWRHSLGTRLINRDVPQEVVRRILDHDSHLMTGHYARLSDTTIRRHWEAARKVNANGETVTLDPDGPLAEASWAKQRISRATQALPNGYCSLPLIKTCPHANSCLTCPMFITTTEFLPQHRHHQQQVLQIITAAEARGQTRMVEMNRQVADNLAKIITTLENGEANTSRETSADAS, from the coding sequence ATGAATCGCGAAATTGCCAAGGCGCAGCGGCAAGCCACGGCCTCTCCCGGGCTGCTGGAGAAGTTGATGGCCGCGGTGCGCCCGGAGTTCCGCAGCGACCTTGTCGTTTTCGATCCTCGCGATCCGGTGTTCGGTGGTCCGGCATGCGCAGTGCCCGGATGCGTCCGGACAGCGCGCAGCCAGGGATTGTGTCCCGGGCATCATCAGCGGTGGTGGCGCAGGGAGGGCAAGCCCGATCTCGCGCGGTTCATCGCCACCACAGACCAGCAGGTCGCCGGCCCGTTGAGCGACAGTCCCACCAGCAGTGTGGTGCCCGCCTGCGAATGCAAGGTCAGCCTTGCCGCGCTGGCCCCGCAGCTGAAGCTGGAGGTGCAGTATGTGCTGCAATGCCGCCGCGACGAGCGGCTGGTCCGGACCCAGGTCACCACGGTCGCTCGCATGGTGCGGCTGTTGGCGGGCCTGCCGGTCGCCTCGCTGCTGGACTGGGACGAGGAGACCTTACGGACCGCGTTTGGTCGCCCGGCGCCGAAGGACGCGGGACCGCGGACCCTGGTTATCTACGGGGTGCGCAAGCTGGAGGATCTAGCCGAGGACCACGGATGGGACACCGAGTATCGGCGGGATGTGTGGCGGTTGCGGCGCCTCGGGCGGCCCACCGGAGGCGGGTCTCCCGCTCGCCTGCGATTCAATGCCATTGCCCAGCCGTGGTTGAAGGAGTTAGCCAAGCGGTGGGTGCGGTGGCGGTTGAGTACAGGACTGGGCAGCACCGCCGCGGCCCGGTGTGTCACCGCGATCACGCGGTTCGCACAATTCCTTGCCACCCACGAGATCGGCATTGACAGCCTGGCCAGCGTGGATCGACCGGTCCTGGAGCGGTACCTGGCCGACCTGCACGTCGAGTTCACCGGCCGACCGGCGCATCGCACCCACGTCGGGCTGCTCAACCAGTTCTTCAACGCGATCCGCCAGCACAGCTGGGACTCCTCGCTGCCGACGACCGCGACATTTTATCCCGAGGACTACCCGAAACACGGCGAACAACTGCCTCGCGCGGTAGCCGAGTACGTGATGGTCCAGGTAGAACATCCGTCCAATTTGGACCAGTGGGACCACCCGGCCTACCGGCTGGTCACGCTCATCCTGATCCGCTGTGGCTTGCGCGTCTCCGACGCGCTCAAGCTGCCGTTTGACTGTGTCGTCCTAGATGCCGAGGGCGCACCCTATCTGCGCTACCACAATCACAAGATGAACCGGGAGGCACTGGTCCCGATCGATGAACAACTCCAGCAGTCGATCAGCGAGCAGCAGCAACACGTCCTGGGCCGCTGGACCGACGGTGTCCCGGTGCTCTTCCCCCGCCCCCTGACCAATCCGGACGGCTCCAAGCCTGTCAACAGCGCCACCTACCGGCAGGCCCTGCACCGATGGCTGCAACGCTGCGACATCCGCGACGAACACGGCCGCCCGGTGCATCTCACTCCCCACCAGTGGCGGCACTCGCTGGGCACCAGATTGATCAACCGGGACGTGCCGCAGGAAGTGGTCCGCCGCATCCTCGATCACGACTCGCACCTCATGACAGGCCACTACGCCCGGCTGTCGGACACGACGATCCGCCGGCATTGGGAAGCCGCACGCAAGGTCAACGCCAACGGCGAGACGGTGACCCTGGACCCCGACGGGCCGCTGGCCGAGGCGTCCTGGGCCAAGCAGCGGATCTCCCGCGCCACCCAGGCTTTGCCCAACGGCTACTGCAGTCTGCCGCTGATCAAGACCTGCCCGCATGCCAACTCGTGCCTAACCTGTCCGATGTTCATCACTACCACCGAGTTCCTCCCCCAGCACCGGCACCACCAGCAGCAGGTGTTGCAGATCATCACCGCGGCCGAGGCGCGGGGCCAGACCCGCATGGTGGAGATGAATCGCCAGGTCGCCGACAACCTCGCAAAGATCATCACAACCCTCGAGAACGGCGAAGCCAACACCAGCAGGGAGACGTCAGCCGATGCGTCCTGA
- a CDS encoding bifunctional salicylyl-CoA 5-hydroxylase/oxidoreductase yields MRIAVIGGGPGGLYFAALAKQLDPGHEITVWERNAADDTFGFGVVFSDETLGGIEHADPQIYQQMEREFARWDDIDVHFKGEVHTSGGHGFAALSRKRLLQILQARCYELGVEVFFQQDAPDVEQLAAEYELVIASDGLNSAVRRRYADSFKPTLEQRACKYMWLGTDKVFEAFKFYIKETPHGVMQVHGYPFDAKGSTFIVEMNEDVWRAAGFDEFAETEFRPGESDERSIAKVREIFADVLDGHEVMANNSKWLNFNTVRNENWRHDNIVILGDAAHTAHFSIGSGTKLAMEDALALAACLYEHNSVDAALEEYQTERKAVVLSTQRAAQASLEWFENLGQYVDQDPLQFAFNIMTRSRRVTYDNLKLRDPEFVERINTWFAKQQGAGADVTAPPMFQPYRIGELDLVNRIVVSPMDMYSAIDGVPNMFHYVHLGGKAVGGAGLVMTEMVCVSPEGRITPGCMGLWNDDQKDAFAKLTEFVHGWSNAKMGIQIGHSGRKGSTRKMWEGIDLPLDSDNWEVVGPSPLPYKPGINQVPRELTVEDLNAIKADFVEAARRADAASFDLVELHCAHGYLLSSFISPLTNQRTDEYGGSLENRLRFPLEVFAEMRAVLASHKPLTVRISATDWCDGGITGDDAVDIAKAFKAAGAAAIDVSTGQVTSAEKPAYGRSYQTPFADKIRNNVDIPTVAVGAISSYDDVNSILLAGRADLCALARVHLYDPSWTLHAAADQGYVGDGATWPDPWKGGSWKPQTGRNDGPKPRLELIRHGETATRHARWTPEVEAR; encoded by the coding sequence ATGCGGATCGCTGTGATCGGTGGCGGGCCGGGCGGCCTGTACTTCGCAGCTCTTGCGAAGCAGCTCGACCCTGGGCACGAGATCACCGTCTGGGAGCGGAACGCGGCCGACGACACGTTCGGATTCGGTGTCGTCTTCTCCGACGAGACCCTCGGCGGCATCGAGCACGCTGACCCGCAGATCTACCAGCAGATGGAGCGCGAGTTCGCCCGCTGGGACGACATCGATGTCCACTTCAAGGGCGAGGTGCACACCAGCGGCGGCCATGGCTTCGCTGCCCTCAGCCGCAAGCGCCTTCTTCAGATCCTCCAGGCCCGCTGCTACGAGCTCGGTGTCGAGGTCTTCTTCCAGCAGGACGCGCCCGACGTCGAGCAGCTCGCGGCGGAGTACGAACTTGTCATCGCCTCAGACGGACTGAACTCGGCGGTCCGTCGGCGGTACGCGGACTCGTTCAAGCCGACCCTCGAGCAGAGGGCATGCAAGTACATGTGGCTTGGCACCGACAAGGTCTTCGAGGCATTCAAGTTCTACATCAAGGAAACCCCGCACGGCGTGATGCAGGTGCACGGGTACCCGTTCGATGCCAAGGGCAGTACCTTCATCGTCGAGATGAACGAGGATGTCTGGCGCGCCGCCGGCTTCGACGAATTCGCGGAGACCGAGTTCCGGCCCGGCGAGTCCGACGAACGATCGATTGCGAAGGTCCGCGAGATCTTCGCCGACGTGCTCGACGGACACGAAGTGATGGCCAACAACTCCAAGTGGCTCAACTTCAACACGGTCAGAAACGAGAACTGGCGACACGACAACATCGTCATCCTCGGCGACGCGGCCCACACTGCCCACTTCTCGATCGGTTCCGGGACGAAGCTCGCAATGGAGGACGCTCTCGCCCTCGCCGCGTGCCTCTACGAGCACAACTCGGTCGACGCGGCACTTGAGGAGTACCAGACCGAACGCAAGGCCGTGGTCCTGTCGACCCAGCGCGCCGCACAGGCGAGTCTCGAATGGTTCGAGAACCTGGGCCAGTACGTCGACCAGGACCCTCTCCAGTTCGCGTTCAACATCATGACGCGCAGCCGGCGCGTCACCTACGACAACCTCAAACTGCGCGACCCCGAGTTCGTCGAGCGGATCAACACCTGGTTCGCCAAGCAGCAAGGTGCCGGCGCGGATGTCACGGCGCCGCCGATGTTCCAGCCCTACCGCATCGGCGAACTCGACCTGGTCAACCGCATCGTCGTCTCTCCGATGGACATGTACAGCGCCATCGACGGAGTGCCGAACATGTTCCACTACGTGCACCTTGGCGGGAAAGCCGTCGGCGGCGCCGGTCTCGTCATGACCGAGATGGTTTGCGTATCCCCGGAAGGTCGGATCACGCCAGGCTGCATGGGCCTGTGGAACGACGACCAGAAGGATGCCTTCGCGAAGCTCACCGAGTTCGTGCATGGGTGGAGCAACGCCAAGATGGGAATCCAGATCGGCCACTCCGGTCGGAAGGGCTCGACCAGGAAGATGTGGGAAGGCATCGACCTTCCGCTCGACTCCGACAACTGGGAAGTCGTCGGTCCCTCGCCGCTCCCGTACAAGCCAGGGATCAACCAGGTCCCGCGCGAGCTCACCGTCGAAGACTTGAATGCCATCAAGGCGGACTTCGTCGAGGCAGCCCGACGTGCAGACGCCGCCAGCTTCGACCTCGTCGAACTCCACTGCGCACATGGCTACCTGCTCTCCTCCTTCATCTCGCCGCTGACGAACCAGCGCACCGACGAGTACGGAGGCAGTCTCGAGAACCGGCTGAGGTTCCCCCTCGAGGTGTTCGCCGAGATGCGGGCCGTACTCGCGAGCCACAAGCCGCTCACGGTCCGTATCTCGGCGACAGACTGGTGCGACGGAGGCATCACTGGCGACGACGCCGTTGACATCGCCAAGGCGTTCAAAGCAGCCGGCGCAGCCGCCATCGACGTCTCGACAGGCCAGGTGACGTCGGCAGAGAAGCCCGCGTACGGACGCTCGTACCAGACGCCCTTCGCCGACAAGATCCGCAACAACGTCGACATCCCGACGGTGGCCGTGGGTGCGATCTCGTCCTACGACGACGTCAACTCGATCCTGCTCGCGGGTCGGGCAGACCTCTGCGCGCTCGCTCGCGTCCACCTCTACGACCCCAGCTGGACCCTGCACGCGGCCGCAGACCAAGGGTATGTCGGCGATGGAGCCACCTGGCCCGACCCGTGGAAGGGCGGTAGCTGGAAGCCGCAGACCGGGCGGAACGACGGGCCTAAGCCACGCCTGGAACTCATCCGTCACGGCGAGACGGCGACTCGCCACGCGCGCTGGACTCCTGAGGTTGAAGCGCGATGA
- a CDS encoding acyl-CoA dehydrogenase family protein yields the protein MEGTVRLNRTDFLETDALLDEEDRAIGEAVRSYANAELAPHVAEWYESGTIPIEISTGLGKLGVLGMHLEGYGCAGTTATAYGVACRELEAIDSGLRSLVSVQGSLAMFAIHRWGTEEHRQEWLPRMAAGEAIGCFGLTEADAGSDPGSMRTHARRDGDDWILNGSKMWITNGTFAQVAVVWAQTDDGIRGFAVPTDTRGFSAHEIHRKLSLRASVTAELVLDDVRLPGSAVFPEVRGLKGPLSCLNEARYGILWGAVGAARACLEEALEYTLVRTQFGKPLASFQLTQRKLADMSIAVTNASLTAIQLGRLKDQHRITPEHVSHGKLANVKVALEVARTARGMLGAAGITLDHTVMRHMNNLETVSTYEGTEEMHALSIGRALTGIAAFR from the coding sequence ATGGAAGGGACAGTAAGATTGAACCGCACCGACTTCCTTGAAACCGACGCTCTGCTCGATGAAGAGGACCGGGCGATTGGCGAGGCTGTTCGTTCGTACGCGAACGCCGAGCTCGCCCCGCACGTCGCCGAGTGGTACGAGAGCGGAACCATCCCGATCGAGATCTCGACCGGCCTCGGCAAGCTCGGTGTCCTCGGAATGCACCTCGAGGGCTATGGCTGTGCCGGTACAACGGCAACGGCCTACGGCGTTGCCTGCCGCGAGCTCGAGGCGATCGACTCGGGCCTTCGCAGCCTCGTCTCTGTCCAGGGATCGCTCGCCATGTTCGCTATCCACCGATGGGGAACCGAGGAGCACCGCCAGGAGTGGCTCCCACGAATGGCAGCCGGCGAAGCGATCGGGTGCTTCGGTCTCACGGAGGCTGACGCGGGAAGCGACCCGGGGTCGATGCGCACCCACGCGCGTCGAGACGGCGATGACTGGATCCTCAATGGGTCGAAGATGTGGATCACCAACGGCACCTTCGCGCAAGTCGCTGTCGTCTGGGCCCAGACCGACGACGGAATCCGAGGCTTCGCAGTACCGACCGACACCCGTGGATTCTCTGCACACGAGATCCACCGGAAGCTCTCGCTGCGCGCATCGGTCACAGCCGAGCTGGTCCTCGACGACGTCCGCCTCCCCGGCTCCGCAGTCTTCCCCGAGGTACGCGGGCTCAAGGGCCCTCTCTCCTGCCTCAACGAAGCCCGCTACGGCATCCTGTGGGGCGCGGTGGGCGCTGCCAGGGCGTGCCTGGAGGAGGCACTCGAGTACACGCTCGTCCGAACCCAGTTCGGTAAGCCTCTCGCTTCCTTCCAGCTGACCCAGCGCAAGCTCGCCGACATGTCCATCGCAGTGACGAACGCGAGCCTCACCGCCATCCAGCTGGGCCGATTGAAGGACCAGCACCGGATCACGCCTGAGCACGTCAGCCACGGCAAGTTGGCGAACGTCAAGGTCGCTTTGGAGGTGGCTCGGACTGCCCGCGGCATGCTGGGCGCCGCAGGTATCACCCTCGACCACACCGTGATGCGTCACATGAACAACCTTGAAACGGTCTCGACGTACGAGGGCACCGAAGAGATGCATGCTCTGAGCATCGGTCGGGCTCTCACCGGGATCGCGGCGTTCCGGTAG
- a CDS encoding acyl-CoA thioesterase, translating to MLSAQIERRVEWPDTDAAGHYHHSTILRWIEAAEAELYEQVGLTDMFGVIPRVHLEVNHRARLWFRDKVDVRIEIAKLGRASITLRFEVRRAGELAADGSMTAVHIDPAAGKATPWPDAVRAALMPSAEPGT from the coding sequence GTGCTGAGCGCGCAGATCGAGCGGCGTGTGGAATGGCCGGACACCGATGCTGCGGGCCACTACCACCACTCCACGATCCTTCGATGGATCGAAGCAGCTGAGGCAGAGCTCTACGAGCAGGTGGGTCTCACGGACATGTTCGGAGTCATACCTCGGGTCCATCTCGAGGTGAACCATCGTGCACGCCTGTGGTTCCGCGACAAGGTCGATGTCCGTATCGAAATCGCGAAGCTCGGAAGAGCATCCATCACGCTTCGATTCGAGGTTCGCCGCGCGGGCGAACTCGCCGCTGACGGGTCGATGACCGCGGTCCACATCGACCCAGCGGCAGGGAAAGCCACCCCGTGGCCCGACGCCGTGAGGGCGGCTCTCATGCCGTCAGCCGAACCCGGTACATAG
- a CDS encoding site-specific integrase, translating into MPASRVPSWTVLGDDDAPVEPIERYLAYLTDIERSPNTVKAYAHDLKDYWVFLEHRGLDWREVRLEDIGEYVAWLRLPPTGRDGQVAVLPSLQPHVAGSTINRKLSALAAFYAYQARHGVDVGELLTTWQVPGRRGGWKPFLHHISKDKPQPSRMITVKAPKKLPRILTVTEMQSIVDACDRLRDRFLWSLLWDSGCRIGEALGLRHADIAAAEREIVIVPRVNDNGARSKSREQRAVPVSTELIRLWGDYLHGEYGDVDSDYVFVNLFAEPRGQALSYPAVYELVKRLRRRTGIDFDPHWCRHSAATRMLRDGVPIEVVSKVLGHSSVTTTMSVYGHLTAEDARRALENAGWFTGREVSW; encoded by the coding sequence ATGCCCGCCTCGCGGGTGCCGTCGTGGACGGTCCTGGGCGATGACGACGCCCCGGTCGAGCCGATCGAGCGTTATCTGGCCTATCTGACCGATATCGAGCGGTCACCGAACACGGTCAAGGCGTATGCGCATGATTTGAAGGACTACTGGGTCTTCCTGGAGCATCGGGGCCTGGACTGGCGGGAGGTGCGCCTGGAGGACATTGGTGAGTACGTCGCCTGGCTGCGGCTGCCGCCGACCGGCCGTGATGGCCAGGTGGCCGTGCTGCCCTCGCTCCAGCCGCATGTGGCTGGGTCCACGATCAACCGGAAGCTTTCGGCGCTGGCGGCGTTTTATGCGTATCAGGCGCGGCATGGCGTGGATGTCGGTGAGCTGTTGACCACGTGGCAGGTGCCCGGTCGGCGGGGCGGGTGGAAGCCGTTTTTGCACCACATCAGCAAGGACAAACCCCAACCGAGCCGGATGATCACGGTGAAAGCACCGAAGAAGCTGCCCCGGATCCTGACAGTCACTGAGATGCAGTCCATTGTGGATGCTTGTGACCGGCTGCGAGATCGCTTCCTTTGGTCCTTGTTGTGGGATTCCGGCTGCCGGATCGGGGAGGCGTTGGGCCTGCGGCATGCCGATATCGCCGCCGCGGAACGGGAGATCGTGATCGTGCCCCGGGTCAACGACAACGGCGCCCGATCCAAATCACGCGAGCAACGCGCCGTCCCGGTCTCCACGGAGCTGATCCGGCTGTGGGGTGACTATCTGCACGGCGAATACGGCGATGTGGACTCGGACTACGTGTTCGTGAACCTTTTCGCCGAACCACGGGGGCAGGCGTTGTCCTACCCGGCGGTCTACGAGCTGGTGAAACGGCTGCGGCGACGCACCGGGATCGACTTCGATCCGCACTGGTGCCGGCATTCGGCGGCGACCAGGATGCTGCGGGACGGCGTGCCCATCGAGGTCGTGTCCAAGGTCTTGGGCCATTCCTCGGTGACCACCACGATGTCCGTTTACGGGCATTTGACCGCCGAGGACGCGCGGCGGGCGTTGGAGAACGCAGGTTGGTTCACCGGGCGTGAGGTGAGCTGGTGA
- a CDS encoding 3-hydroxyacyl-CoA dehydrogenase NAD-binding domain-containing protein, protein MGAGIAEVCARAGKNVVVVEETREGALAGSKRIEASLERAAQRGKIDSAQVIPSSRRARWPCAIPPVLHWAGRHSSPARLAGLGVRCAAC, encoded by the coding sequence ATGGGCGCGGGTATCGCTGAAGTCTGCGCCCGAGCGGGCAAGAACGTCGTTGTCGTCGAGGAGACGCGCGAAGGAGCCCTCGCCGGCAGCAAGCGCATCGAAGCGTCGCTCGAGCGCGCAGCGCAGCGAGGCAAGATCGACAGCGCTCAGGTGATTCCCAGTAGTCGTCGAGCGCGGTGGCCATGCGCAATCCCGCCGGTGCTTCACTGGGCTGGGAGGCACAGTAGTCCAGCGCGACTCGCAGGTTTGGGTGTTCGGTGCGCAGCCTGTTGA
- a CDS encoding acyl-CoA dehydrogenase family protein produces the protein MSGLSTDEQQFIANVRTVTEQQLLELAHTGVEGRVNRPLLEEMGRTGLLRSLFGGSPDEVPSDAAALQLCLLRETIAEISAEAETALALQGLGSYPILQSGSPETIERWMPGVVAGTTIAAFALTEPNAGSDAAALELRATEDGDGWRLTGEKIWISNAPEADVYTVFARTTEDAGARGVTAFAVAGNSNGLSGDHLDLLSPHPIGRLKFDGVRVERTDVLGEINAGFKVAMRTLDLFRPSVGAFAVGMAQAALDMALDHVSNRKAYGRLLADQQAIAHTLADLATRVQASRLLVHNAARTYDAGATRAEITKSAAMAKLYATETAQAVVDQSIQFHGAVALERGHRLEHLYRDVRAPRIYEGASEVQRSIIARELFKERVNAT, from the coding sequence ATGAGCGGGCTGAGCACCGACGAGCAGCAGTTCATCGCCAACGTGCGCACAGTGACAGAGCAACAGCTCCTGGAACTTGCCCACACCGGGGTCGAAGGTCGGGTCAATCGCCCGCTCCTCGAGGAGATGGGCCGGACCGGGCTGTTGCGGAGCCTGTTCGGTGGTTCACCGGATGAAGTGCCCAGCGACGCCGCGGCCCTGCAGCTGTGCCTACTCCGCGAGACCATCGCCGAGATCTCTGCCGAGGCCGAGACTGCGCTAGCCCTCCAGGGACTCGGCAGCTACCCGATCCTGCAGTCCGGGTCGCCCGAGACGATCGAACGCTGGATGCCTGGAGTAGTAGCCGGAACGACGATCGCGGCGTTCGCCCTGACCGAGCCGAACGCCGGATCGGACGCAGCCGCCCTGGAGCTACGTGCCACCGAAGACGGTGACGGCTGGCGGCTGACGGGCGAGAAGATCTGGATCTCGAACGCCCCCGAGGCAGATGTCTACACCGTGTTCGCGCGCACGACAGAGGATGCCGGCGCTCGTGGAGTGACCGCCTTCGCGGTCGCCGGGAACAGCAACGGACTCAGCGGCGACCACCTCGACCTGCTCTCGCCCCACCCCATCGGGCGTCTGAAGTTCGATGGCGTGCGGGTAGAACGCACCGATGTCCTCGGTGAGATCAACGCCGGCTTCAAGGTCGCGATGCGAACTCTCGACCTGTTCCGGCCCAGCGTCGGTGCCTTCGCGGTCGGCATGGCGCAGGCCGCGCTCGACATGGCACTCGACCACGTCTCCAACCGCAAGGCATACGGACGCCTGCTTGCTGACCAGCAGGCCATCGCCCACACCTTGGCCGACCTGGCAACTCGCGTACAGGCGTCGAGGCTCTTGGTCCACAACGCTGCTCGCACCTACGACGCTGGTGCGACTCGTGCCGAGATCACGAAGTCCGCCGCCATGGCCAAGCTCTATGCAACTGAGACAGCCCAGGCGGTCGTCGACCAGAGCATCCAGTTCCACGGTGCCGTGGCTCTCGAGCGTGGACACCGGCTCGAACACCTCTACCGCGACGTACGCGCGCCTCGGATCTACGAAGGCGCCTCAGAGGTCCAACGCTCGATCATCGCCAGGGAGCTCTTCAAGGAAAGGGTGAATGCCACATGA
- a CDS encoding enoyl-CoA hydratase family protein: MNRFRASAALTKQWDHFDFAVEGPVATVTLNRPEKLNPLTFESYADLRDLLAELPHHEGIRVLVIQGEGKGFCGGGDVNEIIGELIKMKPAELMKFTKMTGDVIRAMRECPIPIITKIQGIAAGAGSVVALASDFRVVGRKGRFAFLFTKVGLSGGDMGAAYLLPRVVGLSRATSLLMLGDTIDAETADRYGLVSQLVDDADLDEAVAALANRIASGPTLALSQTKSLLTRELDMSMSASMELDAMTQALLMTTEDHAEFHAAFNAGRKPEWKGQ, encoded by the coding sequence ATGAACCGGTTCCGCGCCTCTGCCGCACTGACCAAGCAGTGGGACCACTTCGACTTCGCTGTCGAGGGCCCAGTCGCGACGGTCACCCTCAACCGGCCCGAAAAGCTCAACCCCCTGACCTTCGAGTCGTACGCAGACCTGCGCGACCTTCTCGCCGAGCTTCCTCACCACGAGGGCATCCGAGTCCTCGTGATCCAAGGCGAAGGCAAGGGATTCTGCGGTGGTGGGGACGTCAACGAGATCATCGGCGAACTGATCAAGATGAAGCCGGCTGAGCTCATGAAGTTCACGAAGATGACCGGCGATGTCATCCGTGCCATGCGCGAGTGCCCGATCCCGATAATCACGAAGATCCAGGGCATCGCTGCCGGCGCAGGATCGGTCGTTGCGCTCGCATCTGACTTCCGCGTCGTTGGCCGCAAGGGTCGCTTCGCGTTCCTCTTCACCAAGGTCGGCCTGTCCGGCGGCGACATGGGCGCCGCCTACCTACTGCCCCGGGTCGTTGGACTCAGCCGCGCCACCTCTCTGCTCATGCTCGGCGACACGATCGACGCAGAGACGGCTGATCGCTACGGCCTCGTTTCCCAGCTCGTCGACGACGCCGACCTGGACGAGGCCGTAGCGGCCCTGGCCAACCGCATTGCGTCGGGACCGACACTCGCGCTCTCGCAAACGAAGTCGCTGCTCACCCGAGAGCTCGACATGTCCATGTCGGCCTCGATGGAGCTCGACGCCATGACCCAGGCACTCCTGATGACCACCGAGGACCACGCGGAGTTCCACGCCGCGTTCAACGCCGGCCGCAAGCCGGAATGGAAGGGACAGTAA
- a CDS encoding DUF6262 family protein codes for MRPDNTAPIIAAAQRRRELTRAKALQALRELDRTGAPITFQSVAAAAEVSRSWLYAQPDIRAEIQRLREATRRAPAAPIPASQRTSEESALARLDIALKRNRELAEENQRLRRQLARALGEHRRSPHSRDPGDSPPPPAKPHRTSVTIGPC; via the coding sequence ATGCGTCCTGACAACACCGCCCCGATCATCGCCGCGGCCCAGCGACGCCGCGAATTGACCCGAGCGAAGGCCCTCCAGGCACTGCGCGAACTCGACCGCACCGGCGCGCCGATCACTTTCCAGTCAGTGGCCGCAGCAGCTGAGGTGTCCCGGTCCTGGCTCTATGCCCAACCCGACATCCGGGCCGAAATCCAACGCCTACGGGAGGCAACCCGGCGCGCTCCCGCAGCGCCGATTCCTGCAAGTCAGCGCACCTCGGAGGAATCTGCCCTGGCACGACTGGACATCGCCCTCAAACGAAACCGCGAACTCGCCGAAGAAAACCAACGGCTTCGCCGACAACTCGCCCGTGCACTCGGTGAGCACCGCCGATCACCCCATTCGCGAGACCCCGGCGATTCACCCCCACCTCCAGCCAAACCGCATCGCACTTCAGTAACGATCGGACCCTGCTGA